The bacterium genome contains the following window.
GCAATTTGGGAGAGCTGAAAGCGTGGGTGATATACTTAAGGATATCAATGAGTTAAATGCACAGGAGCGATGGGAATGCAAGGGTGCTGTGATCTAGCGATTTCGGGCCTTTCCGGAGGAGACCTAAAGGCGCTCCCTTGGAAAGGCCCGAAAGCGGAGCCTGGAGGCGTATGTTGTGTGTCACTGCGATAGGCGCAGGGGACGCCCCTTTGCGACAATCGGGCGCAGCTTCGAGCGTAGTGTATTCGGAAGTGAAAAATCGGACTGGTTTCGCGAATTGGAGGCTGACAAGCGGAAGACATCCAATTCGCTTCCTTAGTGAGAGGCTATAATGCTCTGAAACCAGGCGATTTTTCACGACGAAAAACGGAGCGAGTGGCGCCGTCGCAATGGGGCGTCCCCGATGAGCCTGTCGCAACGATTGGATATCGATATCCGGGGGATCCTTCGCTGCGCTCAGGATGACAACTTGAGGTGACCGCTGCTGAAGCTGCTTTCGGTCGGTCGCACAAACCGCGACCGCTGCGAAAGCAGCTTCAGGTCGGTCACTGTTCGCGGACTGTCCCCTGTCAGGGAATCTTCTTCGCCACCTCGGAGAGCGATTCCTTGATTATCCCCTTCGCCTCGTTCAGGTCCTCGTCCGTGTGGCGGTGCATGATGTAGGAGTGATGATACGGCTGCATGAAGAGGCCGCGGCGGATGCACTCGGTGAAGAAGAGTTTGCGCCGTTCCTTGTATTTCTTCTCAGGGTCGGCCTTGAAGGTGATGTAGGGCATGGGCGGGATGCCGGAGAGCTCCGCTGCGACGCCGGATGAGCCCACGATCTCTTTCACGTCCGCCAGAAACTTCGTCCCGCGCTCCCATATCCTGTCGCATACCTTCTCGCGCTCCAGTATCTCGATAGTCTTCAGGGCGGCCACGATCTCCAGACCATTTGGGAAGAAGGTGGAGGAGATGAAGACATGGTTCTCGGCAAGGGGCTTCATGATATCCCTGCGACCGCAGACGATCCCGATGGGATAGCCGTTCGCGATCGCCTTGCCGAATATCGCCAGGTCCGGAGTGACGCCGTAGCGCGCCTGAGCGCCGCCCA
Protein-coding sequences here:
- a CDS encoding aminotransferase class III-fold pyridoxal phosphate-dependent enzyme is translated as AGIIITPVGHPLAKPVEAPKPGFLEGVRRLADQHKAVLVFDEVRTGFRVSLGGAQARYGVTPDLAIFGKAIANGYPIGIVCGRRDIMKPLAENHVFISSTFFPNGLEIVAALKTIEILEREKVCDRIWERGTKFLADVKEIVGSSGVAAELSGIPPMPYITFKADPEKKYKERRKLFFTECIRRGLFMQPYHHSYIMHRHTDEDLNEAKGIIKESLSEVAKKIP